GGGTGTAATCCCTTATACCGTGGTAGAAGGCTACCTGTGGATGTCGGGAGCATTATTCCTGACTCTGCTTACGCCGGCTTATGCGAGAGGAAGCAGCGCCCTCATGTTTATCATGGTATGCTTGGTTGACGTTGCACTGTGGATGATAGTCGGGATGGATACGAAATGGTTCGGAAATCCTGAGATTCTGAAACCGCTTGCAGGGTATCTGTTGATTCTGGTAGGTTTGTGCGGCAATTATCTCGGAGCAGCGGCTATAGTAAACGGGGCTTTCGGCAAGGTGCTTTTACCAGTACCGGGCCCGGTGGTAAAAGGATAGATATTTACGTGATGCCGCTTCTATTATAGTAAGTAACGGTTCTTCCCGGT
The sequence above is drawn from the Syntrophothermus lipocalidus DSM 12680 genome and encodes:
- a CDS encoding acetate uptake transporter family protein, which codes for MSQQGWASPGPAAMAALGVAAIGFGFSFLGKVPLEGVPLLAGWLVAAFIVQLLTAIVELKEGHMTGGNVMLFFSAFFMLATGIGMYVKYLMIGKGVIPYTVVEGYLWMSGALFLTLLTPAYARGSSALMFIMVCLVDVALWMIVGMDTKWFGNPEILKPLAGYLLILVGLCGNYLGAAAIVNGAFGKVLLPVPGPVVKG